One Pochonia chlamydosporia 170 chromosome 5, whole genome shotgun sequence DNA segment encodes these proteins:
- a CDS encoding MFS transporter (similar to Cordyceps militaris CM01 XP_006674761.1): MSSEPSDKKSHDEETPVGDGGQIMQRLSTTESIWIAESLPFGREALFVAVVCMAQFCTQSAYMGTLVLLRTIGESFHINSPPRLAWLVAGYSLTVGTFILISGRLGDVFGYKRMLLTGLTWFSLWSMIAGLSVYSNYTLAVFSRVLQGIGPAICLPNALAIFGAAYPPGHRKAMVFAFFGAVAPIGGVFGGIFASLLTLAWWPWALWAMAIWLAILAFIGRFAIPDLPRKSPPPRGWKDWIETLDLGGAFIGVVALILFNFAWTQAPIAGWGTPTVIVPLVLGILLFAVFAFVEFRISSKPLLPFSAVNADVAFVLAAVACGWATFGIFTLYLVQILQDIRGLSPLLTTTWFIPVIFSGACAAVVTGKLLGPLQVKPPYVMTLALLAFTIGALLTALAPAHQTYWGQTFVAMLVMPFGMDMSFPAATLILSNAVPKQHQGVGASLVNTVVNYGIALGVGFAGTVEVHVHGKGETMDEKLRGFRGALFMGVGLAGLGLVVSLVFLARERLSRR, from the exons ATGAGCTCCGAGCCCAGCGACAAGAAATCTCACGATGAGGAAACGCCCGTAGGAGATGGCGGGCAGATAATGCAGCGATTATCGACGACAGAGTCCATCTGGATCGCTGAATCACTTCCTTTCGGGCGAGAAGCTCTCTTCGTCGCGGTAGTTTGCATGGCCCAATTCTGTACGC AATCCGCATACATGGGCACActggtcctcctccgcaccaTCGGCGAAAGCTTTCACATTAATTCACCTCCCCGACTCGCCTGGCTCGTAGCAGGCTACTCACTCACCGTCGGGacattcatcctcatctccgGCCGCCTCGGCGATGTCTTTGGCTACAAGCGCATGCTCCTCACCGGACTGACCTGGTTTTCTCTGTGGTCCATGATCGCCGGACTCAGCGTCTACTCTAACTACACGCTCGCCGTGTTTTCTCGCGTCCTCCAAGGCATCGGCCCGGCAATCTGTCTTCCCAACGCGCTGGCTATCTTTGGAGCTGCGTACCCGCCTGGCCACCGAAAGGCAATGGTATTTGCGTTCTTCGGCGCGGTAGCCCCCATTGGCGGTGTTTTCGGTGGAATTTTCGCTTCGTTACTGACGCTGGCTTGGTGGCCGTGGGCGCTGTGGGCAATGGCGATTTGgttggcaatcttggcgTTTATAGGACGATTTGCAATTCCCGATTTACCCCGGAAATCGCCGCCTCCCAGAGGATGGAAAGATTGGATTGAGACGCTAGATCTAGGCGGTGCGTTTATCGGCGTTGTCGCCTTGATTCTGTTCAACTTTGCCTGGACACAAGCACCTATTGCCGGCTGGGGAACACCGACGGTCATTGTTCCTCTCGTTTTGGGCATCTTGCTCTTTGCTGTTTTTGCATTTGTCGAATTCCGAATTAGCTCGAAACCCTTACTACCCTTTTCCGCCGTCAATGCGGACGTGGCATTTGTTCTGGCAGCCGTGGCATGCGGATGGGCTAcctttggcatcttcacgCTCTACCTCGTCCAAATCCTTCAGGATATCCGAGGTCTGTCGCCTCTCCTCACGACGACGTGGTTCATCCCCGTCATCTTCTCTGGTGCCTGTGCTGCCGTGGTGACGGGCAAGTTACTTGGTCCACTGCAAGTCAAGCCGCCGTATGTCATGACTCTAGCTCTTCTTGCGTTTACAATCGGTGCCCTTTTGACGGCCTTGGCGCCCGCGCACCAAACATACTGGGGTCAGACGTTTGTGGCGATGCTCGTCATGCCGTTTGGAATGGACATGAGCTTCCCTGCAGCGACCTTGATTTTGTCGAATGCGGTGCCGAAGCAGCACCAGGGCGTTGGGGCGAGCCTGGTCAACACGGTGGTCAATTACGGAATTGCATTGGGCGTTGGATTTGCAGGTACAGTGGAAGTACATGTCCATGGTAAGGGGGAAACAATGGACGAGAAACTGAGAGGATTTAGGGGGGCGTTATTCATGGGTGTAGGattggctgggctggggcTTGTCGTAAGTCTTGTGTTTTTGGCGAGAGAGCGATTGTCAAGAAGATAG